A part of Cystobacter ferrugineus genomic DNA contains:
- the tnpC gene encoding IS66 family transposase, which translates to MLEVVPRNARIRIAELEAQVAARDARIAELENEVKALTRRVAELESRLRRNSTNSSKPPSSDPPGVRRTPRKPTGRRPGGQPGHEFHKRELLPPEQVNRFIDVPAPERCARCDEKLEGGQQQVFRHQLVEIPPLTALVTELRCHALECGHCGTLNKALLTPEAAGHVFGERLSAMVGLLVGKYRLSKRLVRDALSDLLGVKLSLGAIRDREQEMSEALSAPVAQAEEYVRDQDATNLDETGWYEGKGEGGHRRAWLWVAATALVAVFRITSSRGSEVAKALLGTDFAGFLTTDRWSAYNWYDTALRQLCWSHLTRDFQGFIDRGGEGARIGQELMAERNRMFKWWHRVRDGTLARDAFERRMKEVEQKVGRLLHEAEVCAEEKTAGIAKQILRLEEAMWTFVHVEGLEPTNNFAERLIRPCVMYRKTSFGTQSPEGSRFVERILTAVTTLGLQRRNVLEYLTDLLFAHRRGLPLPSLLPFATSTQASLPV; encoded by the coding sequence ATGCTGGAGGTGGTCCCCAGAAACGCCCGCATCCGTATCGCGGAGCTGGAAGCGCAGGTGGCCGCGCGGGACGCGCGCATCGCGGAATTGGAGAATGAGGTGAAGGCGCTCACTCGCCGAGTGGCGGARCTGGAGAGCCGTCTGAGGCGGAACTCCACCAACTCCTCCAAGCCACCGTCGTCGGACCCKCCTGGAGTAAGACGGACGCCCAGAAAGCCCACGGGGCGCCGTCCAGGTGGCCAGCCCGGCCACGAGTTCCACAAGCGGGAGCTGCTGCCGCCGGAGCAAGTCAACCGTTTCATCGACGTGCCCGCCCCGGAGCGGTGCGCCAGGTGCGACGAGAAGCTGGAAGGCGGGCAGCAGCAAGTGTTCCGGCACCAGTTGGTGGAGATACCACCGCTCACTGCGCTGGTGACCGAGTTGCGGTGCCATGCGCTGGAGTGCGGGCACTGCGGCACGCTGAACAAGGCCCTGCTCACGCCCGAAGCCGCCGGCCATGTGTTTGGTGAGCGTTTGTCGGCGATGGTGGGTCTGCTGGTGGGCAAGTACAGACTCTCCAAGCGGCTGGTTCGCGATGCGCTCTCGGACCTGCTGGGAGTGAAGCTMTCGCTGGGCGCCATCCGCGACCGTGAGCAGGAGATGAGCGAAGCCTTGTCAGCCCCAGTCGCGCAGGCGGAGGAGTACGTGCGCGACCAGGACGCCACCAACCTGGACGAAACAGGCTGGTACGAGGGCAAGGGAGAGGGGGGCCACCGCCGCGCCTGGCTGTGGGTGGCAGCCACCGCGCTCGTCGCGGTATTCCGAATCACCTCCAGCCGGGGCAGTGAAGTGGCCAAGGCGCTGCTGGGGACGGACTTCGCGGGCTTCCTCACCACCGACCGCTGGAGCGCGTACAACTGGTACGACACCGCCCTGCGACAGCTGTGCTGGAGCCACCTCACCAGGGACTTCCAGGGCTTCATCGACAGGGGTGGTGAGGGGGCCCGAATCGGCCAAGAGCTCATGGCCGAGCGCAACCGGATGTTCAAGTGGTGGCACCGCGTGCGGGATGGGACGCTGGCCCGTGATGCATTCGAGCGCCGGATGAAAGAGGTAGAGCAGAAGGTGGGACGTCTGCTCCATGAGGCCGAGGTGTGTGCCGAGGAGAAGACGGCCGGCATCGCGAAGCAGATTCTCCGGCTCGAGGAGGCCATGTGGACATTCGTCCACGTGGAAGGCCTGGAGCCGACCAACAATTTCGCGGAGAGGCTCATCCGCCCTTGCGTCATGTACAGGAAGACGAGCTTCGGGACGCAGTCGCCCGAAGGTAGCCGCTTCGTGGAGCGGATTTTGACGGCCGTGACCACACTCGGCCTGCAACGACGCAATGTGTTGGAGTACCTCACTGACCTCCTCTTCGCACATCGCCGCGGGCTGCCTTTGCCTTCCCTCCTCCCATTCGCCACCAGCACTCAGGCTTCTCTTCCTGTCTGA
- a CDS encoding MBL fold metallo-hydrolase encodes MSETIAGAPPPPPVAVPRFASVVVPYRRTSTGVELFWVKREKALAFAGGFYAFPGGKVDKADAAVPVRGVSGQEAALRAAAARELLEETGVLVAEGAERLSAEEVTALRRALLADDSSWGALLERHGLVLRAEDFPAAGRWVTPEFVPVRFDTFFYLVEVGEGARAEWWAGELSEAAWVTPAEALARWEVGTALLHPPALHVLRVMARFGSREAALAELASPPLGPDCIARRIEYHQGVRVFPVRTATLPPATHTNVYVLGTGELLLVDPGAEDEEELARLLEMVEGLVAEGARVKAVVLTHHHGDHIGGVGAVKARLNVPLWCHARTADRVPVPTERLLEDGEVLELAGSPPQRWRVLHTPGHARGHLCLVDERTRAAVVGDMVAGVGTIVIDPPEGDMGEYLRQLARLRDWPVTTLHPAHGMAIPDGPGKLQEYLDHRAAREARIVAAVPEEGVTLAQVVERAYTETPAFLLPIAERSALAVLLKLREEGRVREESGRYFPA; translated from the coding sequence ATGAGTGAGACGATCGCTGGAGCACCTCCGCCGCCCCCCGTCGCGGTGCCACGGTTCGCGTCGGTGGTGGTGCCCTATCGCCGCACGTCCACGGGGGTGGAGCTGTTCTGGGTGAAGCGCGAGAAGGCGCTCGCCTTCGCGGGGGGCTTCTATGCCTTTCCGGGCGGGAAGGTGGACAAGGCGGACGCGGCGGTGCCGGTGCGAGGGGTCTCCGGACAGGAGGCGGCGCTACGGGCGGCCGCGGCGCGCGAACTGCTGGAGGAGACCGGGGTGCTGGTGGCCGAGGGCGCCGAGCGCCTGTCCGCCGAGGAGGTGACGGCGCTGCGCCGGGCGCTCCTGGCGGACGATTCGTCGTGGGGGGCGCTGCTCGAGCGGCATGGGCTCGTGCTGCGGGCGGAGGACTTCCCGGCGGCGGGGCGGTGGGTGACGCCGGAGTTCGTGCCCGTGCGCTTCGACACCTTCTTCTATCTGGTGGAGGTGGGCGAGGGGGCGCGGGCGGAGTGGTGGGCCGGGGAGCTGTCGGAGGCGGCGTGGGTGACGCCGGCCGAGGCGCTGGCGCGCTGGGAGGTGGGCACGGCGCTGCTGCACCCGCCCGCGCTGCACGTGCTGCGGGTGATGGCGCGCTTTGGCTCGCGCGAGGCGGCGCTGGCGGAGCTGGCCTCGCCGCCGCTCGGTCCGGACTGCATCGCGCGGCGCATCGAGTACCACCAGGGCGTGCGGGTGTTCCCCGTGCGCACGGCGACCCTGCCTCCGGCCACGCACACCAACGTGTACGTGCTGGGCACGGGCGAGTTGTTGCTCGTGGACCCCGGGGCGGAGGACGAGGAAGAGCTGGCCCGGTTGCTGGAGATGGTGGAGGGGCTGGTGGCGGAGGGGGCCCGGGTGAAGGCGGTGGTGCTCACGCACCACCATGGAGACCACATCGGGGGCGTGGGTGCGGTGAAGGCGCGGCTGAACGTGCCCCTGTGGTGCCATGCGCGCACGGCGGACCGGGTGCCCGTGCCGACGGAGCGGCTGCTGGAGGACGGGGAGGTGCTGGAGCTGGCGGGGAGTCCGCCCCAGCGCTGGCGGGTGCTGCACACGCCGGGACACGCGCGGGGCCACCTGTGCCTGGTGGACGAGCGCACGCGCGCGGCGGTGGTGGGCGACATGGTGGCGGGCGTGGGCACCATCGTCATCGATCCTCCCGAGGGAGACATGGGCGAGTACCTGCGGCAGCTCGCGCGGCTGCGGGACTGGCCGGTGACGACGCTGCACCCGGCGCACGGCATGGCGATTCCGGACGGGCCGGGCAAGCTCCAGGAGTACCTGGACCACCGGGCGGCGCGCGAGGCGCGCATCGTGGCGGCGGTGCCCGAGGAGGGCGTCACGCTGGCGCAGGTGGTGGAGCGCGCCTACACGGAGACGCCCGCGTTCCTGCTCCCCATCGCGGAGCGCAGCGCCCTGGCGGTGTTGCTGAAGCTGCGGGAGGAGGGCCGGGTGCGCGAGGAGTCCGGCCGCTACTTCCCGGCCTGA
- a CDS encoding transglutaminase-like domain-containing protein — translation MTSLKTFLPLSAAVLGLALVQCKKQDAAPAAPPPVQAQRAPESAAAPQQAPAAVSDVVKAKRPAGGEYLGLYLVDKKVGYVFNDLGIIPGREDRVRAINELHFKAQVGARLSERIHREERIYEARPGGRLVAFTIEQRGDGGTQTLVGSATPTGISVVRKRPGMQDETVNLPATTEVVEDADQVRVALLRRKDVSGAVLDGMDLGTYKLVTSVQPSEERLISGVKVKVGRAVSVSDKEKVPVTAYVAEEDGRLLEMEYGQTMKARAEPEAVAKRLDLVEVFGLTRVVLPKALPESAHAIPGEVKLVMENLPEKFQQDTYRQKFQREKDGRVLVTLSAKPPEPKVLKPRPLADPEGGENLKTSIIIESDNPRIVEQSRMLVGGEKDAYAAAKKIVTWVASTLQKDYGASADRATDVLRQRKGDCTEHSLLTVSLLRAAGIPARRVDGVIYMVNADGVPALYWHEWVEAFVGEWTQMDPTFNQVVADATHFGVGREGNAEITPLIGSLKVLEVR, via the coding sequence GTGACTTCCCTCAAGACATTCCTCCCCCTGAGCGCCGCCGTCCTGGGTCTGGCGCTCGTGCAGTGCAAGAAGCAGGACGCCGCGCCCGCGGCCCCTCCTCCGGTCCAGGCCCAGCGGGCCCCCGAGTCCGCCGCCGCGCCCCAGCAGGCGCCCGCCGCCGTCTCCGACGTGGTGAAGGCGAAGCGGCCCGCGGGGGGCGAGTACCTGGGCCTGTATCTCGTGGACAAGAAGGTGGGCTACGTCTTCAACGACCTGGGCATCATCCCGGGCCGGGAAGACCGGGTGCGCGCCATCAATGAATTGCACTTCAAGGCGCAGGTGGGGGCGCGGCTGTCCGAGCGCATCCACCGCGAGGAGCGCATCTACGAGGCCCGCCCTGGCGGCAGGCTGGTGGCCTTCACCATCGAGCAGCGTGGGGACGGCGGCACGCAGACGCTGGTGGGCAGCGCCACGCCCACGGGGATCAGCGTGGTGCGCAAGCGTCCGGGGATGCAGGACGAGACGGTGAACCTGCCGGCCACGACGGAGGTGGTGGAGGACGCGGACCAGGTGCGCGTGGCGCTGCTGCGCCGCAAGGACGTGAGCGGGGCGGTGCTGGATGGGATGGACCTGGGCACCTACAAGCTTGTCACCTCGGTGCAGCCCTCCGAGGAGCGGCTCATCAGCGGCGTCAAGGTGAAGGTGGGCCGAGCCGTGAGCGTCTCGGACAAGGAGAAGGTGCCCGTGACGGCCTATGTGGCCGAGGAGGATGGGCGGCTGCTGGAGATGGAGTACGGCCAGACGATGAAGGCGCGTGCCGAGCCCGAGGCGGTGGCGAAGCGGCTGGACCTGGTGGAGGTCTTCGGCCTGACGCGCGTCGTGCTGCCCAAGGCGCTGCCCGAATCGGCGCACGCGATTCCCGGCGAGGTGAAGCTGGTGATGGAGAACCTGCCGGAGAAGTTCCAGCAGGACACCTACCGGCAGAAGTTCCAGCGCGAGAAGGACGGGCGCGTCCTGGTGACGCTGTCCGCGAAGCCGCCGGAGCCCAAGGTGCTCAAGCCCCGGCCGCTGGCGGACCCCGAGGGCGGGGAGAACCTCAAGACGTCCATCATCATCGAGAGCGACAACCCGCGCATCGTCGAGCAGTCACGGATGCTCGTGGGAGGAGAGAAGGACGCCTACGCGGCGGCGAAGAAGATCGTCACGTGGGTGGCGAGCACGCTGCAGAAGGACTACGGGGCGAGCGCGGACCGGGCCACGGACGTGCTGCGCCAGCGCAAGGGGGACTGCACGGAGCACTCGCTGCTGACGGTGTCGCTGCTGCGCGCGGCGGGCATTCCGGCCCGGCGGGTGGATGGCGTCATCTACATGGTGAACGCGGATGGCGTTCCGGCGCTCTACTGGCACGAGTGGGTGGAGGCCTTCGTGGGCGAGTGGACCCAGATGGATCCGACCTTCAACCAGGTGGTAGCGGACGCCACGCACTTCGGCGTGGGGCGGGAGGGCAACGCGGAGATCACCCCCCTCATCGGCTCGCTCAAGGTGCTCGAGGTGCGGTAG
- a CDS encoding D-alanine--D-alanine ligase family protein has translation MPRMHIAILYNRDHEQLEDDPGREARADVMRVASALSEALTQDGTQVDLIPVTDSRLEFVDVLARMQPDLVINLCESVAADSRAETIIPCLLDMLGLPYTGASALSLTLALHKDKAKELLKARGVSTPGFARVDRLEDLDAVDLPFPLIVKPAREDASVGITSDSVVHDREGLRRAVDTVLRTFHQPALVEQFIAGREIYVPLLGNSPRRALPLSEIRFGQFFADRPNIVTYAGKWEAGSPEYVNTPSGPCLLTDSALEARLVQTAMDAFAALEGRDYGRVDLRVTPEGVPYVIDINPNCDLHPEAGFAKAARSAGIDYRTLARQLVAIALERHHGHPTARRKGPGAPRLPDSSNRNLLPGRAGVRHRARRSRASAE, from the coding sequence ATGCCCCGCATGCACATCGCCATCCTGTACAACCGAGACCATGAGCAGTTGGAGGACGACCCGGGTCGGGAGGCGCGAGCAGACGTGATGCGAGTGGCCTCCGCGCTCTCCGAGGCCCTCACCCAAGATGGAACCCAGGTCGACCTGATTCCCGTCACGGACTCCCGGCTGGAGTTCGTGGACGTGCTCGCCCGGATGCAGCCCGACCTGGTCATCAACCTCTGCGAGTCCGTGGCGGCGGACAGTCGTGCGGAAACCATCATTCCCTGTCTGCTGGACATGCTGGGGCTGCCCTACACGGGCGCGTCCGCGCTCTCGCTGACCCTCGCCCTGCACAAGGACAAGGCCAAGGAGCTGCTCAAGGCGCGCGGCGTCTCCACCCCGGGCTTCGCGCGGGTGGACCGGCTCGAGGACCTGGACGCGGTGGACCTGCCCTTTCCGCTCATCGTCAAGCCGGCGCGCGAGGACGCCAGCGTGGGCATCACGAGCGACTCGGTGGTGCACGACCGGGAGGGCCTGCGTCGCGCGGTGGACACGGTGCTGCGCACCTTCCACCAGCCCGCGCTCGTCGAGCAGTTCATCGCCGGCCGCGAAATCTACGTGCCGCTCCTGGGCAACTCGCCCCGCCGGGCCCTGCCCCTGTCGGAGATCCGCTTCGGCCAGTTCTTCGCCGACCGGCCCAACATCGTCACCTACGCGGGCAAGTGGGAGGCCGGCTCACCCGAGTACGTGAACACCCCCTCCGGTCCCTGTCTGCTGACGGACAGCGCCCTGGAGGCGCGGCTGGTCCAGACGGCGATGGACGCCTTCGCCGCGCTGGAAGGCCGGGACTATGGACGCGTGGACCTGCGCGTCACCCCCGAGGGCGTGCCCTACGTCATCGACATCAACCCCAACTGCGATCTCCACCCGGAGGCGGGCTTCGCCAAGGCCGCGCGTTCGGCCGGAATCGACTACCGCACCCTCGCCCGGCAGCTCGTGGCGATCGCCCTCGAGAGACACCATGGACATCCGACCGCTCGCAGAAAAGGACCGGGAGCCCCTCGCCTCCCTGATTCGTCGAATCGAAACCTTCTCCCAGGAAGAGCAGGTGTGCGCCATCGAGCTCGTCGATCTCGCGCTTCAGCCGAATAA
- a CDS encoding HD domain-containing protein, whose amino-acid sequence MRIRDPIHGTIDVSGEEKAVIDSRFYQRLRHVRQLGFGDLAFPGGTHTRHAHSLGAMHVASRVFLAVTARSNLPAPVRERFNAAVRLAVLCHDLGHMPLSHASESIAPQRALLRLPAWLDPVAEGEQATHEDFTAKLLLDSSLTPLIQESYAPLGITPEAAVGLITGARPPKDPGFSHDGVDWTPLLRAIVSGELDADRMDYLLRDSFYTGVNYGRYDMDWLVSNLNPAIKDGRAYLALSRAAAFAFEDFLLSRHHMFLSVYYHHTSVNFDHMLRRYYEEAPGEFEIPADPEAFLFCDDVALWYALRRSKNRWAQRIASRQGFKLLAQFTERDVGYDLEVLRSALVTGGFEHFTVESRGVLSKYFAEGSGPSLFIIDVSTGRLTEVARYTPLYQRYKGAVRLSRVYVRPDQIEDARNMMARLLGQAVRE is encoded by the coding sequence ATGCGGATTCGTGACCCCATCCACGGCACCATCGATGTGAGTGGCGAGGAGAAGGCCGTCATCGACAGCCGGTTCTACCAACGGCTTCGCCACGTGCGCCAACTGGGTTTCGGTGACCTGGCATTCCCGGGAGGCACCCATACCCGGCATGCGCATTCGCTCGGGGCCATGCACGTGGCCTCCCGGGTCTTCCTCGCCGTCACCGCCCGCTCGAACCTGCCCGCGCCGGTGCGTGAACGTTTCAATGCCGCGGTCCGGCTCGCCGTGCTGTGTCATGACCTGGGGCACATGCCCCTGTCCCATGCCTCCGAGAGCATCGCCCCCCAGCGGGCGCTGCTGCGGCTCCCGGCCTGGTTGGACCCCGTGGCGGAGGGCGAGCAGGCCACGCACGAAGATTTCACCGCCAAGCTTCTGTTGGACAGCTCACTCACGCCGCTCATCCAGGAGAGTTACGCCCCCCTGGGCATTACCCCCGAGGCGGCGGTGGGGCTCATCACCGGCGCCAGGCCCCCGAAGGATCCCGGCTTCTCTCATGACGGGGTGGACTGGACGCCGCTGTTGCGCGCCATCGTATCCGGCGAGCTGGACGCGGACCGCATGGACTACCTGCTGCGCGACTCGTTCTACACGGGCGTGAACTACGGCCGGTACGACATGGACTGGCTGGTGTCCAACCTGAACCCGGCCATCAAGGACGGGCGTGCCTATCTGGCGTTGAGCCGGGCGGCGGCGTTCGCCTTCGAGGACTTCCTGCTCAGCCGCCACCACATGTTCCTGTCGGTGTACTACCATCACACCTCGGTGAACTTCGACCACATGCTGCGGCGCTACTACGAGGAGGCGCCCGGCGAGTTCGAGATTCCCGCCGATCCCGAGGCCTTCCTCTTCTGCGACGACGTGGCGCTCTGGTACGCGCTGCGCCGCTCGAAGAACCGGTGGGCCCAGCGCATCGCGTCGCGTCAGGGATTCAAGCTGCTCGCGCAGTTCACCGAGCGGGACGTGGGCTATGACCTGGAGGTGCTGCGCAGCGCGCTGGTGACGGGCGGCTTCGAGCACTTCACCGTGGAGTCCCGGGGCGTGCTCTCCAAGTACTTCGCGGAGGGCTCGGGGCCGAGTCTGTTCATTATCGACGTGTCCACCGGCCGGCTCACGGAGGTGGCGCGCTACACGCCGCTCTACCAGCGCTACAAGGGTGCGGTGCGGCTGTCGCGGGTGTATGTGCGGCCGGATCAAATCGAGGACGCGCGCAACATGATGGCGCGGCTGCTTGGACAGGCGGTGAGGGAATGA
- a CDS encoding GNAT family N-acetyltransferase, with translation MCAIELVDLALQPNNRDYKVLVADRDGTLVGYVCYGPTPMTEGTYDLYWIASDPQVRGQGVGASLVSGMEADLRRLAARIIRVETSATEAYGPTRGFYASMKYTEEARIRDFYKVGDDLIILTKRV, from the coding sequence GTGTGCGCCATCGAGCTCGTCGATCTCGCGCTTCAGCCGAATAACCGCGACTACAAGGTCCTCGTCGCGGACCGGGACGGCACGCTCGTGGGCTACGTGTGCTACGGCCCCACGCCGATGACGGAGGGCACGTACGACCTGTACTGGATCGCCTCGGACCCGCAGGTGCGGGGCCAGGGCGTGGGCGCCTCGCTAGTGTCGGGCATGGAGGCGGACCTGCGCCGCCTGGCGGCCCGCATCATCCGCGTGGAGACGAGCGCCACGGAGGCCTACGGTCCCACTCGCGGCTTCTACGCCTCCATGAAGTACACGGAGGAGGCGCGCATCCGCGATTTCTACAAGGTCGGCGACGACCTCATCATCCTCACCAAGCGGGTCTGA
- a CDS encoding DUF7594 domain-containing protein — protein sequence MARRTRSWRGAVCVWVVGAGMYGWGGPGAGGQTAMAAESGQNSWVFAPVADARVEGAAATQNFGASSVLKVDGSPQYESFLRFELEGLTGTVLGAKLRLYATDATVNGPAVYTTSDAWQEGSVTHETRPSHQTWVSSAGSVAAKSWVEWDVTSAVQGKSTVSFSLSPTGTDGTVFYSSESSSTDSRPQLVVVTVDSGAPPTQGDWTFYGSAEGLPPRVLGVSADQGGNLWVAGGEDGLFVLEKGQTRFRRFTLEDGLRPYGYMLDGSAPPGTKYLNVISVAGGPAGVAFVGYGGKAPASGMPTCEDEWDAASYAGRTPDASIYKSGDADRVTLSGTGIQVVHYDLSTGPNKVAAEPRGREKLCHILRIAYDPKTRSVWFGANHGFAWGNADFTGYSCAPGTWNYDCAGVMEHVHPAINGWNASGTGVVLLTDAYYGVSVASNGDIWFGGAIRSTRFRYGTLGYNYWHAQVQTEDRAYSANRLDVWPDAVSEPTYPTREQRVDDNVSGMAVMGNQNVWVGSFTRGLALLDSNGQRLRTLSTELVDGAGRVSAVAADPSDESVWAGASWGEGLSRVRGGEVLLYGASVLPSSVHWLPVKDIQVDRSGPQRRVLIAFDGTQSKPGAVGVYTGP from the coding sequence ATGGCCAGAAGGACTCGGAGCTGGAGAGGGGCGGTGTGTGTCTGGGTGGTGGGCGCTGGGATGTATGGGTGGGGAGGGCCGGGCGCGGGGGGCCAGACAGCCATGGCCGCGGAGTCCGGGCAGAACTCCTGGGTCTTCGCGCCCGTGGCCGATGCCCGGGTGGAAGGCGCGGCCGCGACGCAGAACTTCGGCGCCTCCTCGGTTCTCAAGGTGGATGGCTCGCCGCAATACGAGTCCTTCCTGCGCTTCGAGCTCGAGGGCCTGACGGGCACCGTGCTCGGCGCGAAGCTGCGGCTGTACGCCACGGATGCGACCGTCAATGGACCCGCCGTCTACACCACGAGTGATGCATGGCAGGAAGGCTCGGTGACCCATGAGACCCGGCCGAGCCACCAGACCTGGGTGTCCAGCGCCGGGTCCGTGGCGGCCAAATCCTGGGTGGAGTGGGATGTGACGTCCGCCGTCCAGGGCAAGAGCACGGTGAGCTTCTCGCTGAGTCCCACGGGAACGGATGGCACCGTGTTCTACTCGAGCGAGTCATCCAGCACGGACTCGAGGCCCCAGCTCGTCGTCGTGACGGTGGACAGCGGTGCCCCCCCCACCCAGGGCGACTGGACGTTCTATGGGAGCGCCGAGGGCCTGCCCCCGCGAGTGCTCGGGGTGAGCGCCGACCAGGGCGGCAACCTCTGGGTGGCGGGCGGAGAGGACGGGCTCTTCGTCCTCGAGAAGGGGCAGACCCGTTTCCGCCGCTTCACCCTGGAGGACGGCCTGCGCCCCTATGGCTACATGCTCGATGGGAGCGCCCCTCCGGGGACGAAGTACCTCAATGTCATCTCGGTCGCCGGAGGCCCCGCCGGCGTGGCCTTCGTCGGCTACGGAGGCAAGGCGCCCGCCTCGGGCATGCCCACGTGCGAGGACGAGTGGGATGCCGCCTCCTACGCGGGCCGTACCCCGGACGCGAGCATCTACAAGAGCGGGGACGCGGATCGCGTGACGCTCTCCGGCACCGGCATCCAGGTGGTGCACTACGACCTCTCCACGGGGCCCAACAAGGTCGCCGCCGAGCCGCGCGGGCGGGAGAAGCTCTGTCACATCCTGCGCATCGCCTATGATCCGAAGACCCGGAGCGTCTGGTTTGGCGCCAACCATGGCTTCGCCTGGGGCAACGCGGACTTCACCGGCTATTCCTGCGCCCCGGGAACCTGGAACTATGACTGCGCGGGGGTGATGGAGCATGTCCATCCGGCCATCAACGGCTGGAACGCGAGCGGGACGGGGGTCGTGCTGCTCACCGACGCGTATTACGGCGTCTCCGTGGCCTCCAACGGGGATATCTGGTTTGGCGGCGCCATCCGCTCCACCCGCTTCCGCTATGGCACCCTGGGCTACAATTACTGGCACGCGCAGGTCCAGACCGAGGACAGGGCCTACAGCGCCAACCGTCTCGACGTGTGGCCGGATGCCGTGAGCGAGCCCACCTATCCCACCCGGGAGCAGCGGGTGGATGACAACGTCTCGGGCATGGCGGTGATGGGGAACCAGAACGTGTGGGTGGGCAGCTTCACCCGGGGCCTGGCGCTGCTGGACTCGAACGGGCAGCGGCTGCGCACCCTGTCCACCGAGCTGGTGGATGGAGCGGGCCGCGTGTCCGCGGTGGCCGCGGACCCGAGCGATGAGAGTGTCTGGGCGGGCGCCAGTTGGGGCGAGGGCCTGAGCCGCGTGCGCGGAGGTGAGGTGCTGCTCTATGGCGCGAGCGTGCTCCCCAGCTCCGTCCACTGGCTGCCCGTGAAGGACATCCAGGTGGACCGCTCGGGCCCCCAGCGCCGCGTCCTCATCGCCTTCGATGGAACTCAAAGCAAGCCTGGCGCCGTCGGCGTGTACACCGGGCCTTGA
- a CDS encoding L-lactate dehydrogenase translates to MSKIAIIGAGAVGATVAYASMIRGVAKKLAIYDVNRAKVDAEVLDLNHGLQFVPMATLEGSDDIGVCAGADVIVITAGAKQKPGQTRMELAEANVALCRSLVPQLLKVAPDALLLVVTNPVDVLTYVVQKLSGLPTRRVLGSGTVLDSSRFRFLLARHLNVAVQNVHAFIAGEHGDSELPLWSVASVGGVPLMQWAVPGRARLTDEDRRHIFDNVRNAAYHVIQGKGATNYAIGLATAQILEALLHDEQRVLPVSSRLEGYLGIQDVCMSVPSIVNRGGVEAVLELPLNEAEREGLKHSADTIRKAIRTLGF, encoded by the coding sequence GTGAGCAAGATCGCCATCATCGGAGCGGGCGCCGTGGGCGCCACCGTGGCCTACGCGTCCATGATTCGCGGAGTCGCCAAGAAACTCGCCATCTACGACGTCAACCGGGCCAAGGTGGACGCGGAGGTGCTGGACCTGAACCATGGTCTCCAGTTCGTCCCCATGGCCACGCTGGAGGGCTCGGACGACATCGGCGTGTGCGCGGGGGCGGACGTCATCGTCATCACCGCGGGCGCCAAGCAGAAGCCCGGGCAGACGCGCATGGAGCTGGCGGAGGCGAACGTGGCGCTGTGCCGCTCGCTCGTGCCCCAGTTGCTGAAGGTCGCCCCCGACGCCCTGCTGCTGGTGGTGACCAACCCGGTGGATGTGTTGACGTACGTGGTGCAGAAGCTCAGCGGCCTGCCCACCAGGCGGGTACTCGGCAGTGGCACGGTGCTGGACTCCTCGCGCTTCCGCTTCCTGCTGGCGCGTCACCTGAACGTGGCGGTGCAGAACGTCCATGCCTTCATCGCGGGCGAGCACGGGGACTCGGAGCTCCCCCTGTGGAGCGTGGCCTCCGTGGGCGGGGTGCCCCTGATGCAGTGGGCCGTCCCCGGCCGGGCGCGGCTCACGGACGAGGACCGCCGCCACATCTTCGACAACGTGCGCAACGCCGCCTACCACGTCATCCAGGGCAAGGGCGCCACCAACTACGCCATCGGTCTGGCCACGGCGCAAATACTCGAGGCACTGCTCCACGACGAGCAGCGCGTCCTCCCGGTGAGCTCTCGCCTGGAGGGCTACCTGGGCATCCAGGATGTGTGCATGAGCGTGCCCAGCATCGTCAACCGCGGCGGCGTGGAGGCGGTGCTGGAGCTGCCCCTGAATGAGGCCGAGCGCGAGGGCTTGAAGCACAGCGCGGACACCATCCGGAAGGCCATCCGCACCCTGGGCTTCTGA